From Senegalia massiliensis, a single genomic window includes:
- a CDS encoding thiamine pyrophosphate-dependent enzyme: MAKVFERTNGLVDIPTHYCPGCTHGIIHRLVGEVLEELDVLGETIGVAPVGCSVFAYNYFNCDMHEAAHGRAPAVATGIKRVHPDKVVFTYQGDGDLASIGAAEIIHAAARGEKITTIFVNNAIYGMTGGQMAPTTLVGQKATTSPFGRDVSHAGMPIKVSEMLATLDGAKFVERVSVHNAKQVRKAKKAIKKAFELQLSGEGFGIVEVLSTCPTNWGVTPVEALSWLEENMIPYYPLGNICSPKEAK, encoded by the coding sequence ATGGCAAAGGTATTTGAAAGAACTAATGGATTAGTAGATATACCAACTCATTACTGTCCAGGTTGTACACATGGTATAATTCATAGATTAGTTGGAGAAGTATTAGAAGAGTTAGATGTATTAGGTGAAACTATAGGTGTAGCTCCTGTAGGTTGTTCTGTATTTGCATATAATTATTTTAATTGTGACATGCATGAAGCAGCTCATGGTAGAGCACCAGCTGTAGCTACAGGAATTAAAAGAGTACATCCAGATAAAGTAGTATTCACTTATCAAGGTGATGGGGACCTTGCATCAATTGGAGCGGCAGAAATTATTCATGCAGCAGCAAGAGGAGAAAAGATAACTACAATATTTGTAAATAATGCTATATATGGAATGACAGGTGGACAAATGGCTCCAACTACACTTGTAGGACAAAAAGCTACTACATCACCATTTGGTAGAGATGTATCACATGCAGGTATGCCTATAAAAGTATCAGAGATGCTTGCAACTTTAGATGGAGCTAAGTTTGTTGAAAGAGTTTCTGTTCATAATGCGAAACAAGTTAGAAAGGCAAAAAAAGCTATAAAAAAAGCATTTGAACTTCAATTAAGTGGAGAAGGTTTTGGGATTGTTGAAGTATTATCAACTTGTCCTACAAACTGGGGTGTAACTCCTGTAGAGGCATTAAGTTGGTTAGAAGAAAATATGATACCATATTATCCATTAGGAAATATATGTTCACCTAAGGAGGCGAAATAA
- a CDS encoding ATP-binding protein — protein sequence MLNDNRIRIITGHYGSGKTEFAVNYAIQLAKANKKTAIADLDVVNPYFRSREKEEFLSDLGIRVIGSSIKGLASDVPAVSGEILTPLQDNTFDAVLDVGGDPAGARALGRYYEYFIEGNYDMFFVINANRPETREVEKTIQYLKNIEIQSRAKVTGIINNTHLLKSTTVEDVIRGQKLCEEVSKNLNIPIKYISCIESIVKDLPNDLEGEIFPIKMYMREEWMS from the coding sequence ATGTTAAATGATAATAGAATAAGGATAATTACAGGACATTATGGAAGTGGGAAGACTGAATTTGCTGTTAACTATGCTATACAATTAGCTAAAGCTAACAAAAAGACAGCTATAGCAGATCTAGATGTTGTAAATCCCTATTTTAGAAGCAGGGAAAAAGAAGAGTTTTTAAGTGATTTAGGTATAAGAGTTATTGGAAGTTCAATTAAAGGGCTTGCATCTGATGTCCCTGCTGTTTCTGGAGAAATACTCACTCCATTACAAGATAATACATTTGATGCAGTATTAGATGTAGGAGGTGACCCAGCAGGTGCTCGTGCTCTAGGAAGATATTATGAATATTTTATAGAAGGAAATTATGATATGTTTTTTGTAATAAATGCAAACAGACCAGAAACTAGAGAAGTTGAGAAAACTATTCAATATCTTAAAAATATAGAAATTCAATCTAGGGCTAAGGTAACAGGCATAATAAATAACACACATTTATTAAAATCAACAACAGTTGAAGATGTTATAAGAGGTCAAAAACTATGTGAAGAGGTATCAAAGAATTTAAATATTCCTATTAAATATATCTCATGTATAGAAAGTATTGTAAAAGATTTACCTAATGATTTAGAAGGTGAAATTTTTCCAATAAAGATGTATATGAGAGAAGAATGGATGAGCTAA
- the glmS gene encoding glutamine--fructose-6-phosphate transaminase (isomerizing), translating into MCGIVGYIGNREASDILVEGLSKLEYRGYDSAGVAILNNNNLGLRKYKGRLQILKDNLEKQPVKGNIGIGHTRWATHGEPSDKNSHPHANTSGNIAVVHNGIIENYMEIKEKLKVNGYNCVSETDTEVIAHLIDMYYEDDLVEAVQKAVKELEGAYALGVINRENPDKLIAVRKDSPLIIGIGEDENFIASDIPAVLKYTRNIFIMEDGEMAIVRKNDITLMTTFGRPVEKEVYTVNWDVEAAEKGGYDHFMLKEIFEQPKAVKDTLSPRLNKQNDIRLDDITLTKEDLDNINRVYIVACGTAYHAGLLGKNLIQKYVNVPVIAEVGSEFRYNDPFIDNKTLMIIVSQSGETADTLAALRMAKEKGARTLAVTNVVGSTISREADDVFYTWAGPEIAVASTKAYTTQLVSMALISLDMANKKGTISNSMYHDLIDELRDTPAKIDNILDTSDEIKKLAEEIYNKDHIFYIGRGIDHDVAREGSLKLKEISYIHSEAMPAGELKHGTIALIEDDTPVIALATQDKLYDKTVSNIKEVSARGAKVIALSMLKNKEIDKAADRVIYIPNIIDDLSPIISVVPLQILAYHVATLKGADVDKPRNLAKSVTVE; encoded by the coding sequence ATGTGTGGAATAGTAGGATATATCGGAAATAGAGAAGCATCAGATATATTAGTAGAAGGATTATCTAAACTAGAATATAGAGGATATGATTCTGCAGGTGTAGCAATATTAAATAATAATAACTTAGGACTTAGAAAATACAAAGGAAGACTCCAAATATTAAAAGATAATTTAGAAAAGCAACCAGTAAAAGGTAATATAGGTATAGGTCATACTAGATGGGCTACTCATGGAGAACCTTCAGATAAGAATAGTCATCCTCATGCGAATACTTCTGGAAATATAGCTGTAGTTCATAATGGTATAATTGAAAACTATATGGAAATAAAAGAAAAATTAAAAGTAAATGGATATAATTGTGTTTCAGAAACTGATACAGAAGTAATTGCACACTTGATTGATATGTACTATGAAGATGACTTAGTTGAAGCAGTTCAAAAGGCAGTAAAAGAATTGGAAGGTGCATATGCTTTAGGAGTAATAAATAGAGAAAATCCAGATAAATTGATTGCTGTAAGAAAAGACAGTCCACTTATAATAGGTATAGGAGAAGATGAAAACTTTATTGCATCAGATATACCAGCAGTATTAAAATATACTAGAAATATATTTATAATGGAAGATGGAGAAATGGCAATAGTAAGAAAGAATGATATAACTCTTATGACTACTTTTGGTAGACCTGTTGAAAAAGAAGTTTATACAGTGAATTGGGATGTAGAAGCTGCAGAAAAAGGCGGATATGATCATTTTATGCTAAAAGAAATATTTGAGCAGCCAAAAGCAGTAAAAGATACATTATCTCCAAGATTAAACAAACAAAATGATATTAGATTAGACGATATAACATTAACAAAAGAAGATTTAGATAATATCAATAGAGTATATATAGTAGCTTGTGGAACAGCATATCATGCTGGATTATTAGGTAAGAATTTAATTCAGAAATATGTAAATGTACCTGTAATAGCAGAAGTAGGGTCAGAATTTAGATATAATGATCCATTTATAGATAATAAGACACTTATGATAATAGTAAGTCAATCAGGAGAAACAGCTGATACTTTAGCAGCACTTAGAATGGCGAAAGAAAAAGGAGCTAGAACACTTGCTGTAACTAATGTAGTTGGAAGTACTATATCAAGAGAAGCAGATGATGTTTTTTATACTTGGGCTGGACCTGAGATTGCAGTAGCTTCAACAAAAGCATATACTACTCAATTAGTATCTATGGCTCTAATATCACTTGATATGGCTAATAAAAAAGGTACTATATCGAATAGTATGTATCATGACTTAATAGATGAATTGAGAGATACACCAGCTAAAATAGATAACATACTAGATACATCAGATGAAATAAAAAAATTAGCAGAAGAAATATACAACAAAGATCATATATTCTATATAGGTAGAGGAATAGACCATGATGTAGCACGTGAAGGGTCGCTTAAATTAAAAGAAATATCATATATTCATTCTGAAGCAATGCCAGCAGGAGAATTAAAGCATGGAACAATAGCTTTAATAGAAGATGATACTCCAGTAATAGCATTAGCAACACAAGATAAACTTTATGATAAAACAGTAAGTAATATAAAAGAAGTAAGTGCAAGAGGTGCAAAGGTAATAGCTCTTTCAATGTTAAAAAATAAAGAAATTGATAAAGCAGCAGATAGAGTGATTTATATACCTAATATTATTGATGATTTATCACCAATAATAAGTGTCGTTCCATTACAAATACTTGCATATCATGTGGCAACACTTAAAGGAGCAGATGTTGACAAACCAAGAAATTTGGCAAAGTCAGTTACTGTAGAATAA
- a CDS encoding 4Fe-4S dicluster domain-containing protein, with translation MAKAKGKVTFREDRCKGCELCTTVCPVNIVVMNREKINIKGYYPATVSDMDKCIGCANCATICPDTVIEVERVIEK, from the coding sequence ATGGCAAAGGCAAAAGGTAAAGTTACTTTTAGAGAGGATAGATGTAAAGGTTGTGAATTATGTACAACTGTTTGTCCTGTAAACATTGTTGTTATGAATAGAGAAAAAATAAATATTAAAGGATACTATCCAGCTACTGTATCTGATATGGATAAATGTATAGGATGTGCAAATTGTGCAACTATTTGTCCAGATACTGTAATTGAAGTTGAAAGAGTAATTGAAAAATAA
- a CDS encoding 3-methyl-2-oxobutanoate dehydrogenase subunit VorB, producing the protein MTKVLMKGNEAIGAAAIKAGCNYFFGYPITPQNELPEYMARELPGVGGVFLQAESEVAAINMVYGAAGAGARVMTSSSSPGIALKQEGISYIAGAELPCVIVNIVRGGPGLGGIQPAQSDYYQSTRGGGNGDYRHLVYAPATIQETVDLVMEAFDVAEQYRNPVMVIGDGMIGQMMEPVEFKEPKKRPIEPKTWATDGTKGKRKPNIINSLFIDPQELEDHVLRLEKKYDEIKKNETRYENYNVSDADVVVVAYGTTSRIVKNAIAKCEEEGMKVGLIRPITLWPFPDKAFEEITDKTKGVLTVEMSTGQMIDDVKIAINGKKPVHFYGRTGGMVPTPDAIVEEIKKIARGEK; encoded by the coding sequence ATGACTAAAGTATTAATGAAAGGTAATGAAGCAATAGGAGCAGCTGCTATAAAGGCAGGTTGTAATTATTTCTTTGGTTATCCAATAACACCACAAAATGAATTACCTGAATATATGGCTAGAGAATTACCTGGAGTAGGAGGAGTATTTTTACAAGCAGAATCTGAGGTTGCTGCAATAAATATGGTTTATGGTGCTGCTGGAGCAGGTGCACGTGTTATGACATCTTCTTCAAGTCCAGGAATAGCTTTAAAACAAGAAGGAATTTCTTATATTGCTGGAGCAGAATTACCTTGTGTAATTGTAAATATAGTTAGAGGTGGTCCAGGATTAGGTGGTATTCAACCTGCACAATCAGATTATTATCAATCTACACGTGGTGGAGGAAATGGAGACTATAGACATTTAGTATATGCTCCTGCTACAATTCAAGAAACAGTAGATTTAGTAATGGAAGCTTTTGATGTAGCTGAACAATACAGAAACCCAGTAATGGTAATAGGTGATGGTATGATAGGACAGATGATGGAACCAGTTGAATTTAAAGAACCTAAAAAAAGACCAATTGAACCTAAAACATGGGCAACTGATGGAACAAAAGGAAAAAGAAAGCCTAATATAATAAATTCTTTATTTATAGACCCTCAAGAATTAGAAGATCACGTATTAAGACTTGAAAAGAAATATGATGAAATAAAGAAAAATGAAACTAGATACGAAAACTACAATGTATCTGATGCTGATGTAGTTGTTGTAGCATATGGTACTACTTCTAGAATCGTAAAAAATGCAATTGCTAAGTGTGAAGAAGAAGGTATGAAAGTAGGTCTTATTAGACCAATTACATTATGGCCTTTCCCAGACAAAGCATTTGAAGAAATAACTGATAAAACTAAAGGGGTACTTACAGTAGAAATGAGTACAGGACAAATGATAGATGATGTTAAAATCGCAATAAATGGCAAAAAGCCAGTTCATTTCTATGGAAGAACTGGAGGAATGGTTCCAACACCAGATGCTATAGTAGAAGAAATTAAAAAAATTGCAAGGGGTGAAAAGTAA
- a CDS encoding 2-oxoacid:acceptor oxidoreductase family protein, with amino-acid sequence MQERVIMAGFGGQGVMSIGQLLTYAGMIENKNVSWLPSYGPEMRGGTANCNVMVSDTNIGSPIVTEATAAIVMNRPSLDKFEKDIVKDGNLLINSSLIDRKVERDDLKAYYIPANEIANELGNARVANMVMLGAYLELTNAVKIESILEAFKKVFGESKSHLIPINKEALEKGAELIK; translated from the coding sequence ATGCAAGAAAGAGTTATAATGGCAGGTTTTGGTGGTCAAGGTGTAATGAGTATAGGACAATTATTAACTTATGCAGGAATGATAGAAAACAAGAATGTTTCTTGGCTTCCATCTTACGGTCCAGAGATGCGTGGAGGTACTGCAAACTGTAATGTAATGGTTTCTGATACTAATATAGGTTCACCTATAGTTACTGAAGCTACTGCAGCAATTGTTATGAATAGACCATCTTTAGATAAATTTGAAAAAGATATAGTTAAAGATGGTAACTTATTAATAAATAGTTCTCTTATAGATAGAAAAGTTGAAAGAGACGATTTAAAAGCATATTATATACCTGCCAATGAAATAGCAAATGAACTAGGTAACGCAAGAGTAGCAAATATGGTTATGCTTGGTGCGTATTTAGAGCTTACAAATGCAGTGAAAATAGAATCAATACTTGAAGCATTTAAGAAAGTGTTTGGTGAATCAAAATCTCATCTAATACCAATAAATAAAGAAGCACTTGAAAAAGGTGCAGAACTTATAAAATAA
- a CDS encoding MerR family transcriptional regulator, giving the protein MLINEASKITNLTKKAINYYIEQDLICPDILGNGYRDFSKDDIEDLKKIYVLRKLGISTEDIKKVFTDESSSVLQNLSVQKELNVKREKAKKEILDKLSCGKNYDEIDEELKIIEQRETITEKLLMSFPGYYGRFICLHFARFLNEPMKTENQKIAYKEIIEFLDNTPSLNFPKDLQEYLIEGTKHISTEDIKRMTEKTKLSIENPDNFLSDNKEILEQYLKFKQSVEYKNSPAYKIQSLLKEFNSVSGYYDIFIPAMKKLSNSYSEYYRQLEIANKKLLEQYPEIEKLNN; this is encoded by the coding sequence ATGTTAATTAATGAAGCGAGTAAAATAACTAATTTAACTAAAAAAGCAATTAATTATTACATAGAACAAGACTTAATTTGTCCTGATATTTTAGGTAATGGGTATAGAGATTTTAGTAAAGATGATATAGAAGATTTAAAGAAAATCTATGTTCTTCGCAAATTGGGAATAAGCACAGAAGATATTAAAAAAGTATTTACTGATGAGTCAAGTAGTGTATTACAAAATTTATCAGTTCAAAAAGAGTTAAATGTAAAAAGAGAGAAGGCAAAGAAAGAGATCCTTGATAAACTTAGTTGTGGTAAGAATTATGATGAAATAGATGAAGAATTAAAAATAATTGAGCAAAGAGAAACAATCACTGAAAAGTTATTGATGTCATTTCCAGGTTATTATGGTAGGTTTATTTGCCTTCATTTTGCAAGATTTTTAAATGAGCCAATGAAAACAGAAAATCAGAAAATTGCTTATAAAGAAATTATAGAATTTTTAGATAATACTCCTTCGCTTAATTTTCCTAAAGATTTACAAGAGTATTTAATTGAAGGAACAAAACACATAAGTACTGAAGATATCAAAAGAATGACAGAAAAAACTAAATTATCTATAGAAAACCCTGATAATTTTTTATCGGATAATAAGGAAATATTAGAGCAATATTTAAAATTTAAACAGTCAGTTGAATACAAAAATTCACCTGCATATAAAATTCAATCTTTGCTTAAAGAATTTAATAGTGTAAGTGGATATTATGATATATTTATCCCAGCGATGAAGAAACTAAGTAATTCTTATTCTGAATACTATAGACAATTAGAAATTGCTAATAAAAAATTACTTGAACAATACCCTGAAATTGAAAAATTAAATAACTAA
- a CDS encoding YitT family protein translates to MELANKAKFKSRSKSDSNDLPHSLRLVSVILGGLLCAVAINGFFIPNNLLSGGASGIALMIHYLTELPTGLLVFLLNVPIFMVGLKVVDRDFLLYSFISMFSMSLLLNLTEDIGFYIEINDLLLETILGGLLNGIGMGIMFRNKASQGGMDIIAAILKKKLNIDIGSALMGVNLLIIGLSSFLFGLKLAMYTLIGLYIGYKILDKVQEGLDTNQTVMLISSKPETVAKEIFSELGRGATFLNGEGAYTHDDKKIIYCTVTSTQIGKLKEIVTNIDKDAFINISQSKEVKGKGFRNVEF, encoded by the coding sequence GTGGAACTTGCTAATAAGGCAAAATTTAAATCACGTTCAAAAAGTGATTCAAATGACTTGCCTCATTCGTTGAGATTAGTTTCAGTAATTTTAGGAGGATTATTATGTGCTGTCGCAATTAATGGTTTTTTCATACCAAATAATTTGCTTAGTGGAGGAGCTAGTGGAATTGCTTTAATGATACATTATTTAACTGAGCTTCCTACAGGTCTATTAGTATTTTTACTCAATGTACCAATTTTTATGGTAGGCCTTAAAGTAGTAGATAGAGATTTTTTACTTTATAGCTTTATATCAATGTTCTCCATGTCATTGTTACTAAACTTAACAGAAGATATTGGATTTTATATTGAAATAAATGATTTACTACTAGAAACCATACTTGGTGGATTATTAAATGGAATAGGTATGGGTATAATGTTCAGAAACAAAGCTTCTCAAGGTGGAATGGATATTATAGCAGCTATATTGAAGAAGAAACTAAATATAGATATAGGCTCAGCACTAATGGGAGTAAATTTATTGATAATAGGATTGTCATCATTCCTATTTGGTTTAAAACTAGCAATGTACACATTAATAGGATTATATATAGGATATAAAATATTAGATAAAGTACAAGAAGGATTAGATACTAACCAAACTGTAATGCTTATATCATCTAAACCAGAAACAGTAGCAAAAGAAATATTCAGTGAACTTGGAAGAGGAGCTACGTTTTTGAATGGTGAAGGAGCATATACACATGACGATAAAAAAATAATTTATTGTACAGTAACTTCAACTCAAATAGGTAAATTAAAAGAAATAGTTACAAATATAGATAAAGATGCTTTCATCAATATATCGCAAAGTAAAGAAGTGAAGGGTAAAGGATTTAGAAATGTAGAGTTTTAA
- a CDS encoding GNAT family N-acetyltransferase, which yields MELQLRPMTNDIFAKYINKSIKKYANEHVKAGNWIKEDSLERAEKEFKKLLPEGLKTKKHYLFSVTHEKNNIGVLWVNIYINNNIKQAFIYDIELEEEYQGKGYSKQTMNLLDKHLKENDVDSVQLHVFAHNERAVSLYKKMGYKFTDFMMIKYL from the coding sequence ATGGAATTACAGTTAAGACCCATGACTAATGATATTTTTGCTAAATACATAAATAAGTCTATAAAGAAATATGCTAATGAACATGTAAAAGCTGGTAATTGGATAAAAGAAGATTCTTTAGAAAGAGCAGAAAAAGAATTTAAAAAATTATTGCCTGAAGGTTTAAAGACAAAAAAACATTATTTGTTTTCTGTAACTCATGAAAAAAATAATATAGGAGTACTATGGGTGAACATTTATATAAACAATAATATTAAGCAAGCTTTTATATATGATATTGAATTAGAAGAAGAATATCAGGGTAAAGGTTATAGTAAACAAACTATGAATTTGCTAGATAAGCATTTGAAAGAAAATGATGTTGATAGTGTACAACTACATGTTTTTGCACATAATGAAAGAGCAGTGAGTTTATATAAAAAAATGGGATATAAATTTACTGATTTTATGATGATTAAATATTTATAG
- a CDS encoding DUF6054 family protein, with amino-acid sequence MRWLINTGDGEIMAKYEENIIGNFEEVVTNLEKDINNSGVTMNLVDESNYKFKDTSVAVRVYDKYFMRNGNRASLSVTIVGHENNIFISAIGAGGGQGVIFNFSLGAEDDMVYVVEKSVEKIK; translated from the coding sequence ATGAGATGGTTAATTAATACAGGGGACGGTGAAATTATGGCAAAGTATGAAGAAAATATTATAGGAAATTTTGAAGAAGTAGTCACTAATTTAGAAAAGGACATTAATAATAGTGGAGTAACTATGAATTTAGTTGATGAAAGTAATTATAAGTTTAAAGATACAAGTGTAGCAGTTAGAGTTTATGATAAATATTTTATGAGAAATGGTAATAGAGCAAGCTTAAGTGTTACTATAGTAGGACATGAAAATAATATTTTTATTTCGGCTATTGGAGCTGGAGGAGGACAAGGGGTTATATTTAATTTCAGTCTTGGAGCAGAGGATGATATGGTATATGTAGTAGAGAAAAGTGTGGAAAAAATTAAATAA
- the glmM gene encoding phosphoglucosamine mutase, producing the protein MGKLFGTDGVRGVANKDLTVELAYKLGRIGGYLLTKGKEKAKIVVGMDTRISGDMLEAALISGICSAGVDVLSVGVLPTPAIAYLTREYNADAGVMISASHNPVEYNGIKFFNSEGYKLTDEIEDEIESYILNHEDILAFPVGNNVGRKTIVMNALNDYGNFLKTTIDIDLKGLKIAVDCGNGAAYMIAPLLLEELGAEVHVIHNDPNGVNINVACGSTKPEEVQKLVKETGADIGLSFDGDADRLIAVDEKGQIVDGDHIMAICGSYLKEKDLLTGNTVVGTVMSNLGLDICFDNKDINLVKTKVGDRYVLEEMSKNNYKLGGEQSGHIIFLDHNTTGDGLLTGIKLSSIVKEKGKTLSELASIMTSLPQVLVNAKVDNSKKNSYLEDEIIKVEIQNLEKRFDGEGRVLIRPSGTEPLVRVMIEGKDTSEIETIAKKLADLIEERLN; encoded by the coding sequence ATGGGAAAATTATTTGGGACTGATGGAGTAAGAGGAGTAGCAAATAAAGATTTAACTGTAGAACTAGCTTACAAACTGGGTAGAATAGGTGGATATTTACTTACAAAAGGTAAAGAAAAAGCAAAGATAGTAGTAGGAATGGATACTAGAATTTCTGGTGATATGTTAGAGGCAGCTCTTATATCAGGTATTTGTTCTGCTGGTGTAGATGTATTATCTGTAGGAGTATTACCAACACCTGCTATAGCATATTTAACAAGAGAGTATAATGCAGATGCAGGAGTTATGATATCAGCTTCACATAATCCAGTAGAATATAATGGTATTAAATTTTTCAATTCAGAAGGATATAAATTAACTGATGAGATAGAAGATGAAATAGAAAGTTATATATTAAACCATGAGGATATACTAGCATTTCCAGTAGGAAATAATGTAGGAAGAAAGACTATTGTTATGAATGCACTAAATGACTATGGTAATTTCTTAAAAACAACTATAGATATTGATTTAAAAGGTCTTAAAATAGCTGTAGATTGTGGTAATGGAGCTGCTTATATGATAGCACCATTATTACTAGAAGAATTAGGAGCAGAAGTACATGTAATACATAATGATCCTAATGGAGTGAATATAAACGTAGCTTGTGGTTCTACTAAACCAGAAGAGGTACAAAAGCTTGTGAAAGAAACAGGAGCAGATATTGGACTTTCTTTTGATGGTGATGCAGATAGATTAATAGCTGTTGATGAAAAGGGACAAATTGTAGATGGAGATCATATAATGGCTATATGTGGATCCTATTTAAAAGAAAAAGATTTATTAACTGGAAATACAGTTGTAGGTACTGTTATGAGTAATTTAGGATTAGATATTTGTTTTGATAATAAAGATATTAATCTTGTAAAAACAAAAGTTGGAGATAGATATGTATTAGAAGAAATGTCTAAAAATAATTACAAATTAGGTGGAGAACAATCAGGTCATATAATATTCTTAGATCATAATACTACTGGTGATGGACTTTTAACTGGGATCAAACTATCATCAATAGTAAAAGAAAAAGGTAAGACATTATCAGAACTTGCAAGTATAATGACTTCACTTCCACAAGTACTAGTAAATGCTAAAGTAGACAATTCTAAGAAAAACAGTTATTTAGAAGATGAGATAATAAAAGTTGAAATACAAAATCTTGAAAAAAGATTTGACGGTGAAGGAAGAGTTCTAATAAGACCTTCAGGAACAGAACCATTAGTTAGAGTTATGATAGAAGGTAAAGATACATCAGAAATAGAAACTATAGCTAAAAAACTAGCTGATTTAATAGAAGAGAGATTAAATTAA